Proteins co-encoded in one Acidobacteriota bacterium genomic window:
- a CDS encoding CbbQ/NirQ/NorQ/GpvN family protein yields the protein MELAVEQYKVANEPYYLPVGREVELFEAAYAAKLPAMLKGPTGCGKTRFVEYMAHRLNRPLITVACHEDLSSTDLVGRFLLEGEETVWHDGPLTAAVRAGAICYLDEVVEARKDTVVIIHPLTDDRRRLPIEKRGTVIEAPPEFMLVVSYNPGYQSILKDLKQSTRQRFVAMEFDYPNAESETEIVAKEGGIDTATAADLVTIGQKVRNLRGHGLEEGVSTRLLIYAAQMIAQGIPPIDAAEVAICSPITDDRELQRSIREIVTTII from the coding sequence ATGGAACTAGCAGTCGAACAGTACAAGGTCGCAAACGAACCCTATTATTTGCCGGTCGGGCGTGAGGTCGAGCTTTTTGAAGCCGCCTACGCGGCCAAGCTTCCCGCGATGCTCAAGGGCCCGACGGGCTGCGGCAAGACGCGTTTTGTCGAATACATGGCGCATCGGCTCAATCGCCCGCTGATCACTGTCGCCTGTCACGAAGACCTCTCGTCCACCGATCTTGTCGGCCGCTTCCTACTCGAGGGCGAAGAAACCGTCTGGCACGACGGCCCGTTGACCGCTGCTGTCCGAGCCGGTGCGATCTGCTATCTCGACGAGGTTGTCGAGGCACGCAAAGATACCGTTGTTATCATCCATCCGCTGACCGACGACCGCCGCCGTCTGCCCATCGAGAAACGCGGAACGGTGATCGAGGCCCCGCCGGAATTCATGCTGGTCGTCTCGTACAATCCGGGCTATCAGTCGATCCTGAAAGACCTCAAACAATCGACCCGTCAGCGCTTCGTCGCGATGGAATTCGACTATCCGAACGCCGAGTCCGAAACCGAGATCGTCGCCAAAGAAGGCGGCATCGACACCGCAACCGCCGCCGACCTTGTCACCATCGGCCAAAAGGTGAGAAACCTCCGCGGCCACGGCCTCGAAGAAGGCGTCTCAACCCGCCTCCTCATCTACGCCGCCCAAATGATCGCCCAGGGCATCCCACCCATCGACGCCGCCGAGGTTGCGATCTGCTCTCCGATCACCGACGACCGTGAGCTGCAGCGCAGCATTCGTGAGATCGTGACAACGATAATTTGA
- a CDS encoding GNAT family N-acetyltransferase, whose protein sequence is MIEIIQVQTEDEIEAARLIFREYEKWLGLDLCFQGFEAELASLPGRYAPPDGRLYLAYSGGRLAGCIALRDLGEGICEMKRLFVRDEFRGQKIGIALIETIIEDACATGYQAIRLDTYPPKMGKAVSLYETHGFRPIEPYYDNPNDGVLYMELSF, encoded by the coding sequence ATGATCGAGATCATTCAGGTACAAACCGAAGACGAGATCGAAGCCGCGCGGCTGATCTTTCGCGAATACGAAAAATGGCTCGGGCTCGATCTCTGTTTTCAGGGATTTGAGGCTGAACTCGCCTCATTGCCCGGCAGATATGCACCGCCCGACGGCAGGCTTTATCTTGCGTACTCGGGCGGAAGACTCGCGGGATGCATCGCCTTGCGCGATCTCGGCGAAGGTATCTGCGAGATGAAGCGGCTTTTCGTTCGAGACGAGTTTCGCGGGCAAAAGATCGGTATTGCGTTGATCGAAACGATCATCGAGGATGCTTGTGCGACCGGCTATCAAGCTATAAGACTCGACACATACCCGCCAAAAATGGGAAAAGCCGTGAGTCTCTATGAAACCCACGGCTTTCGACCGATCGAACCGTACTACGATAATCCAAACGACGGCGTGCTATATATGGAACTCTCGTTTTAA
- a CDS encoding M20/M25/M40 family metallo-hydrolase: MLRRKIAGVLLIHAFLLPAFTFGQTAPKIYEAPKEIVDKIKDEGMNRSQVMKTLSYMSDVIGPRLTGSPGLKRANEWTRDQMASWGLQNAHLEAWGPFGRGWTLKRYYAMVDGPTAFPVISYPKAWSPGTDTLMPPPPPVDPKAKGKPAAAPASTSTAFTGEVVRFNATKEEDLEQYKGKLKGKIILMSPTREVKAWLEAPGKRFTDAELLALADAPDPAAARRPAGAPAGGPGGPGGNFAQAAQFNGRRMRFLVEEGAAILLDAGRGDGGTIFVQGAAAVPPATPTPGVPNPTVRDKAAKVPIQISAAVEHYNRIARMVDAGEKVTMTVDLAVEFQDADPMSYNTIAEIPGTDKADEIVMLGGHIDSWQAGTGATDNGAGCAVMMEAVRILQTLGLKPRRTIRVGLWSGEEQGLLGSRAYVRQHFGYRGDPNAPAFGGGGGGGQNQTPQPLTKLAEYDKLSAYFNIDNGTGKVRGVYMQGNEAVRPIFRNWLAPFKEMGANTLSLSNTGGTDHLSFDGIGLPGFQFIQDAVEYDTRTHHSNMDVFDRIQADDMKQMSIILATFVYQTAMMDEKMPRKPIQ; encoded by the coding sequence ATGCTTCGACGCAAAATTGCGGGCGTGCTGCTGATCCATGCATTCCTGCTTCCGGCGTTCACGTTCGGACAAACAGCACCAAAAATTTACGAGGCTCCAAAGGAGATCGTCGATAAGATCAAAGACGAGGGAATGAACCGTTCGCAGGTTATGAAAACCCTCAGCTACATGAGCGACGTCATTGGGCCGAGACTGACCGGCTCGCCGGGACTCAAGCGTGCGAACGAATGGACACGCGATCAAATGGCAAGCTGGGGGCTGCAGAATGCACACCTCGAGGCGTGGGGACCCTTCGGACGCGGATGGACGCTCAAGCGATACTATGCAATGGTTGACGGCCCGACCGCCTTTCCAGTGATCTCATACCCAAAAGCATGGTCACCCGGTACCGACACGCTGATGCCGCCTCCGCCGCCGGTCGATCCGAAAGCAAAAGGAAAACCTGCTGCAGCTCCGGCAAGCACTAGTACTGCGTTCACTGGCGAAGTCGTTCGCTTTAACGCCACAAAGGAAGAAGATCTCGAACAATACAAAGGCAAACTGAAAGGCAAGATCATCCTCATGAGCCCAACGCGCGAGGTCAAAGCTTGGCTCGAAGCTCCGGGCAAGCGTTTTACGGATGCCGAACTGCTCGCTCTCGCCGATGCTCCTGATCCGGCAGCAGCTCGCCGCCCGGCCGGTGCTCCGGCTGGCGGACCTGGCGGCCCGGGAGGCAATTTTGCTCAGGCGGCCCAGTTCAATGGCCGTAGAATGAGATTTTTGGTAGAGGAAGGTGCAGCGATCTTGCTTGACGCCGGACGCGGCGATGGCGGTACGATCTTTGTGCAGGGAGCTGCAGCCGTTCCGCCGGCAACCCCGACGCCAGGCGTGCCAAACCCGACAGTTCGCGATAAAGCCGCAAAAGTTCCTATCCAGATCAGTGCCGCGGTCGAACACTACAACCGCATTGCCCGCATGGTCGATGCCGGTGAAAAAGTTACGATGACGGTAGACCTGGCTGTCGAATTTCAGGATGCTGATCCGATGTCCTACAACACGATCGCTGAGATCCCGGGTACCGACAAAGCAGACGAGATCGTCATGCTCGGCGGCCACATTGATTCGTGGCAGGCCGGAACCGGTGCAACCGACAATGGCGCAGGCTGCGCCGTTATGATGGAAGCCGTCCGCATTCTCCAGACCCTCGGCCTCAAACCTCGCCGTACGATCCGCGTTGGCCTGTGGAGCGGTGAAGAGCAGGGATTGCTTGGCTCGCGTGCTTACGTTCGCCAGCACTTCGGCTACCGCGGTGATCCAAATGCTCCGGCATTCGGCGGCGGCGGTGGAGGCGGTCAAAACCAAACACCTCAGCCGCTGACAAAGCTTGCTGAATATGACAAGCTCTCAGCTTATTTCAATATCGATAACGGAACTGGTAAAGTTCGCGGCGTCTATATGCAGGGAAATGAAGCTGTCAGGCCGATCTTCCGCAACTGGCTGGCACCGTTCAAGGAAATGGGAGCGAATACGCTTTCTCTTTCGAATACGGGCGGAACCGACCATCTTAGCTTCGACGGTATCGGTTTACCGGGCTTCCAGTTCATTCAGGATGCTGTCGAGTATGACACCAGAACACATCACTCGAACATGGACGTTTTCGACCGTATTCAGGCTGATGACATGAAGCAGATGTCGATCATTCTCGCGACCTTTGTCTATCAGACCGCAATGATGGACGAGAAAATGCCGAGAAAGCCAATTCAATAA